The region TCATCTGGCGCGACAACGCGCGCGTGGCCGGATCGGCGGTAATGACATCCAGCGTGGCATGGGTCAACGCGCTGATCGGGTTGAAGCACAGGTTGCCCCACAGCTTCAGCCAGATCTCGTCGCGGATGTTGTCGCGCACGGGCGCGTCGAGGTCCGCGGCCATCATCATTTCACTGAGCCGCGTCACGCGCGCGGAGCGGCTGCCATCCGGCTCGCCCAGCGGGAATTTCTTGCCGTAGACATGCTTGATCACGCCCGGCGCGATAATCTCTGCGGCCGGATAGACCACGCAGCCAATCGCCCGCTCCGGCCCGAGGCGTTGCCACTGGCGCCCGCCCGGATCGACGCTCTCCAGCGTGCGGCCGGCCAGTTCGCCGCCGTGCTTGTAGAAGTACCAGTAAGGAATGCCGTTGACGCCGGTCACGATTGCGGTCTCAGGCCCCAGCAGCGGCTGCATCTGGTCCACCACGCCTGGCACCGAATGCGCCTTGAGCGTGATGAACACATAGTCCTGGTGCCCGAGTTCTCGCGGATCGCTGGTGCAGCGCACCTTTGCGACCCGCTCCTCGCCGTCGATCAGCAGCTTGACGCCGTGCTCCTGCATCGCCGCGAGGTGGGGTCCGCGCGCGACGAAGCTGACCTCGGCTCCCGCGCGCGCCATTTGCGCCCCGACATAGCCGCCGATGGCACCGGCGCCGTAGATACACACTTTCATATGCTGCCTCCTTGATGGCTCGATTGGGTCTTTTGATATATCACATACTATATTCCATGACGGCACATGGCAACCTGCCCGTAACCCCGTCGAACCTGCCTTTATCTTTCCGTGTCATGCTGCGCGGGCAAGCGACGCTGCGCTAACATGCAACCTGCATGCGCCCTCCCAACACTCCGGAGCCTCCATGGAAGCGACGTTGGCATTGCTGCAGGATCCCGCCGCCTGGGCGGCACTGGCCACGCTGGTGGCCATGGAAATCGTGCTGGGGATCGACAACCTGATCTTCATCTCGATCCTGACCAACAAGCTGCCCGCGGAGATGCGGGAGAAGGCCCGCAAGATCGGCATCAGCCTGGCGCTGCTGCTGCGCCTGGGCCTGCTGGCGACCATCGCCTTCATCGTCACGCTGACCCAGCCGCTCTTCACCGTGCTGGGCCATGGGCTGTCGTGGCGCGACCTGATCCTGATCGCGGGCGGGGGCTTCCTGGTGTGGAAGGCCACGCGCGAAATCCATCACCACGTCACCGC is a window of Cupriavidus taiwanensis LMG 19424 DNA encoding:
- a CDS encoding 2-dehydropantoate 2-reductase translates to MKVCIYGAGAIGGYVGAQMARAGAEVSFVARGPHLAAMQEHGVKLLIDGEERVAKVRCTSDPRELGHQDYVFITLKAHSVPGVVDQMQPLLGPETAIVTGVNGIPYWYFYKHGGELAGRTLESVDPGGRQWQRLGPERAIGCVVYPAAEIIAPGVIKHVYGKKFPLGEPDGSRSARVTRLSEMMMAADLDAPVRDNIRDEIWLKLWGNLCFNPISALTHATLDVITADPATRALSRQMMVEAQGIAERFGVKFRVDVERRIDGAGAVGAHKTSMLQDLEAGRAMEIDPLLTVVQEMGRLVGTPTPMCDAVLGLIKQRDAMAKLAA